From a single Thermoplasmata archaeon genomic region:
- a CDS encoding GNAT family N-acetyltransferase, whose translation MRYRVRNAVFGDVEKITAMLRKSSTEPKFAFIEPEDYIKRYMRKPYYNPKTHLVLLHSEEVVGELLASIDVGYGVLKNGAVGVRISIVPEHQSEETVGLLLRTVEPRLRKLGFGEMQTTVSQNKELEQIIESQGFRQDSSGYWMIKEDLELPQVKRIEGLQIRRIEPKEIEKFYELVNISFSTDQNWEPYTFPDFAEKYIYPAYVDFNGYFFADFKGELVGTVAAWAHQEKNIRGLDGGEIRALGVIPHYRNLGIGKHLLSEALKYLIARGMQKFYLGTDSYNLPAVSIYKRFNFRVFREHKRYKKMLVESGAR comes from the coding sequence ATGAGATACAGAGTGAGAAATGCAGTATTTGGAGATGTGGAAAAAATAACTGCAATGTTGAGGAAAAGCTCAACGGAGCCAAAGTTTGCATTTATAGAGCCAGAGGACTACATCAAGAGGTACATGCGAAAGCCATATTATAACCCAAAAACACATCTGGTGCTGCTCCATAGTGAAGAAGTTGTGGGTGAGCTACTTGCATCTATTGATGTGGGATATGGTGTGCTTAAAAATGGTGCCGTGGGCGTAAGGATAAGCATTGTTCCAGAACATCAGAGTGAGGAAACAGTGGGCTTGCTTCTTCGAACAGTTGAACCAAGGTTGAGAAAACTCGGGTTTGGGGAGATGCAGACCACAGTTAGCCAGAACAAAGAACTTGAGCAAATTATTGAAAGTCAGGGTTTTAGGCAGGACTCAAGTGGTTACTGGATGATAAAAGAGGATTTAGAGTTGCCTCAAGTCAAAAGAATAGAAGGTCTCCAGATTAGAAGGATTGAACCCAAGGAGATTGAGAAATTTTATGAGTTAGTTAACATTTCTTTTAGCACTGATCAGAACTGGGAACCATACACTTTTCCTGACTTTGCCGAAAAATACATTTATCCAGCCTATGTGGACTTCAACGGCTATTTTTTTGCCGATTTCAAGGGCGAACTTGTTGGTACTGTTGCTGCCTGGGCACATCAGGAGAAAAACATTAGAGGGTTGGATGGCGGTGAAATTCGTGCCCTTGGTGTTATCCCTCATTACAGAAACCTGGGCATAGGTAAACATTTGCTAAGTGAAGCCCTGAAATATCTGATTGCGAGAGGAATGCAGAAGTTTTATCTCGGCACTGATTCCTACAATCTGCCAGCAGTTAGCATCTACAAACGCTTCAACTTCCGTGTCTTTCGAGAACACAAGAGATACAAGAAAATGCTTGTGGAAAGTGGTGCAAGGTAA
- the uppS gene encoding polyprenyl diphosphate synthase yields the protein MKEVKQYPLPQHIAIIMDGNRRFAKELGLDPSEGHKMGRDKLEEVLGWCLDIGIKVLTVYAFSTENFLRSTSEVQLLIKLFEENFRKLGDDERVHKHGIKVRVIGRRDLLPDSLISAIEYAENRTKDYNNYFFNLAVAYGGRQEIIDAIKEIAKEVQAGKITPDEISEELVSSKLYTKDLPDPDLILRTSGEERISNFLLWQMAYSELYFVDVYWPGFRKIDLLRAIRAYQMRQRRFGK from the coding sequence ATGAAAGAGGTTAAACAGTATCCACTGCCGCAGCACATTGCAATAATCATGGATGGCAACAGGAGATTTGCAAAAGAACTTGGGCTTGACCCTTCTGAAGGACATAAAATGGGAAGAGACAAGCTGGAGGAAGTGCTTGGTTGGTGTCTGGACATCGGGATAAAAGTGCTCACAGTTTACGCATTTTCAACTGAAAATTTTCTGAGGAGCACCTCTGAGGTGCAGTTGTTGATAAAATTATTCGAGGAAAACTTCAGAAAACTAGGTGACGATGAGAGAGTGCACAAGCATGGTATAAAAGTGAGAGTTATCGGAAGAAGGGACCTGCTGCCAGATTCTCTGATTTCCGCAATTGAATATGCTGAAAACAGGACAAAGGACTACAACAACTACTTCTTCAATCTTGCTGTTGCATATGGTGGGAGACAGGAGATAATTGATGCAATCAAGGAGATAGCTAAGGAAGTACAGGCGGGAAAAATTACGCCGGATGAAATCTCGGAGGAATTGGTTTCCAGTAAACTCTACACAAAGGATTTACCAGACCCGGATTTAATTCTTCGCACTTCTGGTGAGGAGCGCATTTCCAATTTCTTGCTATGGCAAATGGCATACTCTGAACTCTACTTCGTGGATGTTTACTGGCCAGGTTTCAGAAAGATTGATTTATTACGGGCTATAAGGGCGTATCAGATGCGACAGAGAAGGTTTGGAAAATGA
- a CDS encoding NADP-dependent malic enzyme — protein MPQTKKKGKGQGIQPMTKEEMLAKAKKPGEDAKKLHPFYKGKIEVVPKCVIRNFDDFAIWYTPGVAEPCKMIKENKELVWTMTNRWNTIAVISDGTRILGLGDIGPEAGLPVMEGKSLLFKYLGGVDAFPLCLGTKDPEKIIETVKILQPSIGGVNLEDIAQPKCFYVLDRLRKECEIPVWHDDQQGTATIEVAGAINAAKIVGKKLDEMQFVLFGAGAANIAIGRVLRAVGVKVENIVQIDSKGPLHPDRKDIEAVKNEYPDKWMLCEKSNKRGARTIEEAFKGADIVIAASKPGPDTIKKEWIKLMNDKAIVFATANPIPEIWPWEAKEAGAYIVATGRSDFPNQINNSLGFPGIFRGTLDVKAKTITDEMCVAAAYELAKTAEDKGLHEEYIVPTMDDWEVFPREAVAVALKAIEQGIAREKPSRQELMERAESIIKRAREQAKFLMKKGFIPPAPED, from the coding sequence ATGCCTCAAACTAAAAAGAAAGGAAAGGGGCAGGGAATACAGCCAATGACAAAGGAAGAAATGCTAGCGAAGGCGAAAAAGCCAGGAGAGGATGCGAAAAAGCTTCATCCCTTTTACAAGGGAAAGATTGAAGTAGTGCCAAAATGCGTCATTAGAAACTTTGATGATTTTGCAATCTGGTACACGCCGGGTGTGGCAGAACCATGCAAGATGATTAAGGAGAATAAGGAACTTGTCTGGACAATGACTAATAGATGGAATACAATTGCAGTCATAAGCGATGGCACAAGAATTCTCGGGCTTGGAGATATAGGCCCAGAAGCAGGGCTCCCAGTGATGGAAGGAAAATCCCTTCTCTTCAAATACCTTGGTGGTGTGGATGCCTTCCCGCTCTGTCTTGGCACAAAAGACCCTGAGAAAATTATAGAGACAGTGAAAATCCTGCAACCATCGATCGGAGGTGTAAACCTTGAGGACATAGCCCAGCCCAAATGCTTCTATGTACTAGATAGGTTGAGAAAGGAATGCGAGATTCCAGTTTGGCATGACGACCAGCAGGGAACTGCGACAATTGAGGTGGCTGGTGCAATTAACGCAGCTAAAATTGTGGGAAAGAAACTGGATGAAATGCAGTTTGTGCTGTTTGGCGCGGGTGCAGCAAACATTGCAATTGGCAGGGTGCTGAGAGCAGTGGGTGTGAAAGTTGAGAACATTGTACAGATTGACAGCAAGGGACCATTACACCCAGATAGAAAGGACATTGAAGCAGTTAAGAACGAATATCCAGACAAATGGATGCTATGTGAAAAATCAAACAAAAGAGGAGCAAGGACAATTGAGGAGGCTTTCAAGGGTGCGGACATTGTTATAGCTGCATCAAAGCCAGGCCCAGACACAATAAAGAAAGAATGGATCAAGCTCATGAACGACAAGGCAATCGTATTTGCCACTGCTAACCCGATTCCTGAAATCTGGCCTTGGGAGGCAAAGGAGGCAGGAGCATACATTGTGGCAACTGGAAGAAGCGATTTCCCGAATCAGATTAACAACTCGCTTGGATTCCCTGGTATCTTCAGAGGTACTCTAGATGTGAAGGCAAAGACAATAACTGATGAAATGTGCGTAGCTGCTGCCTACGAACTCGCAAAGACGGCTGAAGACAAAGGATTGCATGAGGAGTACATTGTGCCTACGATGGACGACTGGGAGGTCTTCCCAAGAGAAGCAGTTGCAGTTGCACTCAAAGCCATAGAACAGGGAATCGCCAGAGAGAAACCTTCCAGGCAGGAACTGATGGAGAGGGCTGAAAGTATTATAAAGCGTGCAAGAGAGCAAGCAAAGTTCCTGATGAAGAAGGGCTTCATCCCACCTGCACCAGAGGACTAA
- a CDS encoding DUF835 domain-containing protein — protein MGFLDFLKKKKETQTPAVPAKPVEAIPKEMSEVVDQGYNYLYESPEWQSFYATISEVLTERPCICITGKNPDKIRAFYNIKWAHMIWVTSIETELKSATPERIEFELTQNVLNYMKNNNGSAVFVDDVEYLTVMIGFEKVMDFLKALGDTSAYTSSSVVVHICPGFFSNTEVSLLKSIFDRTIPPRSAQIERREATSYLTGRMPYPKLADLVNGFGGPGRKLIISVMQPDKLKPFFGEDNDFYFITNTEQKIPVVRPWATETDFIIALKKYIESRGKVAVIDGLECVYSSLDFKRFLSFVKDITDIASRENIKIFCVFNEGMVKKTDIIALKQRFDVHVSH, from the coding sequence ATGGGATTTCTGGACTTTTTGAAGAAGAAGAAAGAAACGCAAACACCTGCTGTACCCGCAAAACCAGTGGAAGCCATCCCGAAAGAGATGAGTGAAGTTGTAGATCAAGGTTACAATTACCTCTACGAAAGCCCAGAGTGGCAGTCCTTTTACGCCACAATTTCTGAGGTTCTCACGGAAAGACCATGCATCTGCATCACAGGAAAAAACCCGGATAAAATTCGTGCCTTCTACAACATAAAGTGGGCACATATGATATGGGTAACGAGTATAGAAACCGAGTTAAAGAGTGCAACACCAGAGAGAATTGAATTCGAACTCACCCAGAATGTGCTGAACTACATGAAAAACAATAATGGCTCTGCAGTGTTTGTAGATGATGTTGAGTATCTCACAGTGATGATTGGCTTTGAGAAGGTGATGGACTTTTTGAAAGCACTAGGAGATACTTCTGCTTACACCTCTTCAAGTGTTGTAGTCCACATTTGTCCCGGCTTCTTTTCAAACACAGAGGTCTCGCTCCTGAAATCAATTTTTGACAGAACGATTCCTCCGAGAAGCGCACAAATCGAAAGAAGGGAAGCAACATCTTATCTCACTGGTAGGATGCCATATCCGAAACTTGCAGACCTTGTGAACGGGTTTGGAGGCCCAGGTAGAAAGTTAATAATCTCCGTGATGCAGCCAGATAAACTCAAACCTTTCTTTGGTGAGGATAATGATTTCTACTTCATCACAAACACAGAACAAAAAATCCCTGTTGTGCGTCCATGGGCGACTGAAACTGATTTCATCATTGCTCTGAAAAAGTACATTGAAAGTAGGGGTAAGGTCGCGGTGATTGATGGATTGGAATGTGTCTATTCATCACTGGATTTCAAGCGTTTCCTAAGCTTTGTGAAAGACATTACTGACATTGCATCTCGTGAGAACATTAAAATCTTTTGTGTGTTCAACGAAGGGATGGTTAAAAAAACAGACATTATTGCGTTGAAGCAGAGATTTGATGTGCATGTATCTCACTGA
- a CDS encoding tetratricopeptide repeat protein, with amino-acid sequence MLSDAFPEIFVDREKELAVLEQAMREARNGKGSTVLICGEMGVGKTRLAEEFTMMCQKSGFTVLSTLCLDEKEPPYFPITTALEKYGKQRAEKETYLPLGLASFQELAVEERTPAGLAKERTRILEFLLSQFTSLAKINPVVLFIDDLHFADSSTLAFFHYLARNMGNERIIAVATYVEEYGDKDTLFGKTLRNMNIERVCTNLKLESLTEKEVRLIVEHMGLNETEEIARYIYEKTSGNPLFTVEVLTAIQNMGLSGIESIKKMTLPEAVKKFVKFRVSKLSEKAKKVLSVCAILGRVFEYEVVKELAGLEEEELLDVMEELIAQKFLCESEEYKEGYMFRSNTVREVVYEETLGMRKKVMHQKAGEVIERFHASEENWWSSIARHYGAAENAEKFVEYGLKAGRVAARRFANPEAIEFFKGVIKMLGESGEDAEKKGKVLEELADVLQLEGRYDEALEALDKRICYATSQIDLGKSFRKKSEIYIYKGDYENAWKEAEKAEKQLTGLDGTELHMGEVWSVKGYVFERKGDYRKAIELQKRAHALFEIGNAEKEAGTALHRIGTCYWYMGEYDQALEYLEKALKIREEIDDVGGMAATYNNIGIIYRDKGDYQKALEFYNKSLKLWERTGNIWGIATSYHNVGLIYLDRGEYKKAMEVYKKNLAVGERIGDAWGITLSCNNLGAVYSALGDYEKALMYYHRCLGVCERTGDVHDIIYSYRGLAGIYFEMKDYEKALEFYQRALELCKQIDAQSDACSTMLGIAEIYVEKGALEDAAKLLGEIEGIAQKQGEKETVAYTWYLKGKIHGAKGEKNLAVECLRRAMTIFEEVGRQDNEYYNVVYELGKVCGDRTLLEKALEFFERIGNKVWIEKVRKELVN; translated from the coding sequence ATGCTCTCGGATGCCTTTCCAGAAATTTTTGTTGACAGAGAAAAGGAGCTGGCGGTGCTTGAGCAAGCAATGAGAGAGGCAAGGAATGGAAAGGGGTCCACTGTCCTTATTTGTGGGGAGATGGGCGTTGGAAAAACACGACTTGCAGAGGAATTTACCATGATGTGCCAGAAATCCGGGTTTACTGTACTCTCCACACTCTGTCTTGATGAAAAAGAGCCACCATATTTTCCAATTACCACCGCCCTTGAGAAATATGGCAAGCAAAGAGCTGAAAAAGAAACTTATCTTCCTCTTGGACTTGCTAGCTTCCAGGAACTCGCAGTAGAGGAGAGGACACCTGCTGGCCTTGCTAAGGAGAGAACAAGAATACTTGAATTCCTGCTCTCTCAATTCACCAGCTTAGCCAAAATCAACCCAGTTGTTCTATTCATAGATGATTTGCATTTTGCTGACTCAAGTACCCTTGCCTTCTTTCATTATCTAGCACGAAACATGGGGAACGAGAGGATTATTGCAGTTGCGACATATGTGGAGGAATATGGAGACAAGGATACTCTGTTTGGAAAAACTTTGAGAAACATGAACATTGAACGGGTTTGCACAAACCTGAAACTTGAGAGCCTTACCGAAAAAGAAGTGCGATTGATTGTTGAACATATGGGGCTGAACGAGACGGAAGAAATTGCCAGGTATATTTATGAGAAAACATCGGGAAATCCGCTCTTCACTGTGGAGGTATTAACAGCAATTCAGAACATGGGATTGAGTGGAATAGAATCAATAAAAAAGATGACACTACCAGAAGCGGTAAAGAAGTTTGTGAAGTTCCGTGTTTCGAAGTTAAGTGAAAAAGCAAAAAAGGTTCTGAGTGTATGTGCAATCCTCGGAAGAGTTTTTGAGTATGAGGTTGTTAAGGAACTTGCAGGGTTGGAGGAAGAGGAATTGCTGGATGTAATGGAGGAATTAATTGCCCAGAAATTCCTCTGTGAGAGTGAGGAATACAAGGAAGGCTATATGTTCAGGAGTAATACAGTTCGAGAAGTGGTTTATGAGGAGACCCTGGGAATGCGGAAGAAGGTGATGCATCAGAAAGCAGGCGAGGTCATCGAACGTTTCCATGCTTCGGAGGAGAACTGGTGGAGTTCAATTGCAAGACACTACGGTGCCGCAGAAAATGCAGAAAAGTTTGTTGAATATGGATTGAAGGCGGGCAGGGTAGCTGCCAGGAGATTTGCAAATCCAGAAGCTATCGAGTTTTTCAAAGGAGTAATTAAAATGCTGGGAGAGAGTGGCGAGGATGCTGAGAAGAAAGGGAAAGTCCTTGAAGAACTTGCAGATGTGCTTCAACTTGAAGGAAGGTATGACGAGGCGTTGGAGGCACTAGACAAACGGATTTGTTATGCTACAAGCCAGATTGATTTAGGAAAAAGTTTCAGAAAAAAAAGCGAGATTTACATTTACAAGGGGGATTACGAGAATGCCTGGAAGGAAGCGGAGAAAGCAGAAAAACAGTTAACTGGACTGGACGGAACAGAGTTGCATATGGGAGAGGTTTGGAGCGTGAAGGGTTATGTGTTTGAACGGAAAGGAGATTACAGGAAAGCGATCGAGCTTCAGAAAAGGGCACATGCCCTTTTTGAAATAGGAAATGCAGAGAAGGAGGCAGGTACTGCTCTGCACCGCATCGGCACCTGCTACTGGTATATGGGAGAGTATGATCAAGCCCTTGAATATCTTGAGAAAGCTCTGAAAATACGAGAAGAAATTGATGATGTGGGGGGTATGGCTGCAACATATAACAACATAGGGATAATTTACCGCGATAAGGGAGATTACCAGAAAGCACTTGAGTTTTATAACAAAAGTCTCAAGCTCTGGGAGCGAACCGGGAATATCTGGGGTATTGCAACATCTTATCATAATGTAGGACTAATTTACCTTGACAGAGGAGAGTATAAAAAAGCAATGGAAGTTTATAAGAAAAACCTTGCTGTAGGGGAACGCATTGGTGACGCCTGGGGTATCACTCTTTCCTGCAATAATTTAGGTGCGGTGTACTCGGCACTGGGTGATTATGAGAAGGCACTGATGTATTATCACAGATGCCTTGGAGTGTGTGAGCGAACTGGAGATGTCCATGACATTATCTATTCTTATCGTGGTCTTGCAGGCATCTACTTTGAGATGAAAGATTATGAAAAAGCACTTGAATTTTATCAGAGGGCACTGGAACTCTGCAAACAAATTGATGCCCAGAGCGATGCCTGCTCAACCATGCTTGGCATCGCAGAAATCTATGTGGAGAAAGGTGCACTGGAAGATGCAGCAAAGCTTCTCGGAGAGATAGAGGGCATTGCCCAAAAGCAAGGAGAGAAAGAAACAGTTGCCTATACCTGGTATCTTAAGGGAAAAATTCATGGAGCTAAAGGTGAAAAGAATTTAGCTGTCGAATGCCTGAGGCGAGCAATGACAATCTTTGAGGAAGTGGGGAGGCAAGACAATGAGTATTACAATGTAGTATATGAACTTGGAAAAGTCTGTGGCGATAGAACGCTGCTTGAGAAAGCACTGGAATTTTTTGAACGGATAGGAAATAAGGTTTGGATTGAGAAAGTAAGGAAAGAATTGGTTAACTGA
- the dgt gene encoding dNTP triphosphohydrolase: MNPPEPENVELLRELHQKVVARERQSCASYAMLSSESKGTYRSTPVSDTENRTLYAKDRDKLIHSNAFIKLSGKTQVFISPKNPLISNRMTHTLQVAQIAKTIARAIGANEDLAEAIALGHDLGHPPFGHRGEVCLSQLCKEHGIGEFHHNVHSLRTVDLLEKGGEGLNLSWEVREGILCHDGEVPSGEIQPMEPRKERVEDYTRPEYKLPPSTLEGCIVKLSDRIAYVGRDIEDAIAGEIIRREELPKELTAVLGSTNAEIIDTIVKDIIVNFERFRRDFVAKHGREPTRYEVVLRMTPRIRDAMNELIGGVRDGKPYGFNYPNIYLSEENLRYAEQADRIIRGIFVSFMNELANLKRIQATLLDYDAPASEKELHTLLVKYLMRFTLGELEDFRAGILAKFSEDFVEKVIHEPGEREMLREKISQLSIEKVKQTIISAIDGVRLTILRQNIEEFRRRANTLGYEGSGSILSFLKGMSEQYLVSTTNPEKVRDYVASLTDDMAIAIFEKLYIPKPIV, from the coding sequence TTGAATCCGCCAGAACCAGAAAATGTGGAGTTGCTCAGAGAACTTCATCAGAAAGTGGTTGCAAGAGAGCGACAGAGCTGTGCCAGTTATGCGATGCTGAGTAGTGAAAGTAAGGGCACCTATCGTTCCACACCAGTTTCTGACACTGAGAATCGGACACTTTATGCCAAGGACAGGGACAAGCTAATCCATTCCAATGCCTTCATTAAATTAAGCGGAAAAACTCAGGTGTTCATCTCACCCAAAAACCCGCTCATCAGCAACCGGATGACACACACACTCCAGGTGGCTCAGATTGCTAAAACCATAGCCAGAGCCATCGGTGCGAACGAGGACTTAGCTGAGGCAATAGCTCTCGGGCATGACCTTGGCCATCCACCCTTCGGACACAGAGGTGAAGTTTGTTTAAGCCAGCTATGCAAAGAACATGGAATTGGAGAGTTCCACCACAATGTGCACAGCTTACGCACCGTGGATTTACTTGAAAAAGGTGGTGAAGGGCTAAATCTCTCCTGGGAGGTGCGTGAAGGCATCCTGTGCCATGATGGTGAGGTGCCAAGTGGCGAGATTCAGCCGATGGAGCCAAGAAAGGAAAGGGTTGAGGATTATACGAGACCAGAATACAAACTTCCACCATCAACCTTAGAGGGTTGCATTGTGAAACTCTCAGATAGAATTGCGTATGTGGGCAGGGACATTGAGGATGCGATTGCTGGTGAAATTATAAGAAGGGAGGAACTACCAAAGGAATTGACTGCAGTGCTGGGCAGCACAAATGCTGAAATAATTGATACGATTGTGAAGGACATAATTGTGAATTTCGAGCGGTTCAGGAGGGATTTTGTGGCTAAGCATGGCAGAGAGCCGACAAGATATGAGGTAGTTCTCCGTATGACACCAAGAATCAGGGATGCAATGAACGAGTTGATAGGGGGTGTGAGAGACGGAAAGCCCTATGGTTTTAACTATCCAAACATTTACCTGAGCGAGGAAAATCTGAGATATGCAGAGCAGGCAGACAGAATAATCCGAGGCATCTTTGTTTCCTTCATGAATGAACTTGCAAATCTGAAGAGGATTCAAGCAACGCTCTTGGACTATGATGCACCTGCAAGTGAGAAAGAGTTGCACACTTTGCTCGTGAAATATCTGATGAGATTTACACTTGGCGAGCTAGAGGATTTTCGTGCAGGAATTTTGGCGAAGTTCTCTGAGGATTTTGTAGAGAAGGTTATCCATGAGCCTGGAGAAAGAGAAATGCTGCGGGAGAAGATTTCCCAGCTTTCAATTGAAAAAGTTAAGCAGACAATAATCTCGGCAATCGACGGAGTTCGCCTTACAATTCTGCGACAGAACATTGAGGAGTTCAGAAGGAGGGCAAACACGCTTGGATATGAAGGTTCTGGCTCAATCCTTTCTTTCCTGAAGGGGATGAGCGAGCAGTATTTGGTGAGCACAACAAACCCAGAAAAAGTAAGAGATTATGTTGCCTCACTTACAGATGACATGGCTATCGCTATCTTTGAGAAACTCTACATTCCAAAACCAATTGTGTGA
- a CDS encoding NAD(P)/FAD-dependent oxidoreductase, translating to MKEINCDVLVVGAGPAGSVTAWYAAKSGANVLLVEKRQEIGSPVRCGEGLSKYWLKDVGIPENRRWIANEVDGARIFSPSGKVWEINEKDAGNEVGYVIERDQFDKALAELAAKAGAEIMLKTWVRGIIKKDGYVRGAIARHMGEDLKINAKIVVGADGYESQVGRWAGLDTSLSPNDIDSCIQYRMTGIECDRRYCDFYLGSCAPGGYIWVFPKNEDTANVGIGVQLSKLKYPGEVKQYLDRWIEKQPGIRKGKKIDMVAGAVSISKPLEKTVDNGLMLVGDAARMIDPITGGGVSNGCKAAKVCGEVAGEAIAAGDYSAAFLQKYEKGWRALLEEKQYRNWLAKEKLVTLSDKVFDDIIDLLSGTKLERLNALNLLKAVREKFPDLVKEFEDFL from the coding sequence ATGAAGGAAATTAATTGCGATGTGCTTGTTGTTGGAGCTGGACCTGCAGGTAGTGTAACTGCCTGGTATGCAGCAAAGTCAGGTGCAAATGTTCTTCTCGTTGAGAAACGCCAGGAAATTGGCTCTCCAGTCAGATGCGGTGAAGGTCTTTCAAAATACTGGCTTAAGGATGTTGGGATACCAGAGAACAGGCGATGGATTGCAAACGAGGTTGACGGAGCCAGAATTTTTTCACCTTCTGGCAAGGTATGGGAAATCAATGAGAAGGATGCGGGCAACGAAGTGGGCTATGTGATTGAACGAGACCAGTTTGATAAGGCTCTTGCGGAACTTGCTGCAAAAGCAGGTGCAGAAATCATGCTGAAGACATGGGTAAGGGGCATCATAAAGAAAGATGGTTATGTTAGGGGAGCGATAGCCAGACACATGGGAGAAGATTTGAAGATTAATGCGAAGATTGTTGTAGGTGCAGATGGCTACGAATCCCAGGTGGGACGCTGGGCAGGGCTTGATACTAGTTTAAGCCCGAACGACATAGATTCGTGCATCCAGTACAGAATGACTGGAATTGAGTGCGATAGAAGATACTGTGATTTCTATCTGGGTTCATGTGCACCTGGTGGTTACATCTGGGTGTTTCCGAAGAATGAGGATACTGCAAATGTGGGTATCGGGGTGCAGTTAAGCAAGCTAAAGTATCCGGGCGAGGTGAAACAGTATTTGGACAGATGGATTGAGAAACAGCCAGGTATAAGGAAGGGCAAGAAAATAGACATGGTTGCAGGTGCGGTCTCCATCTCAAAGCCACTTGAAAAAACTGTGGACAATGGGCTGATGCTTGTGGGCGACGCTGCAAGAATGATTGACCCTATCACCGGTGGTGGCGTTTCAAACGGTTGTAAGGCCGCAAAGGTGTGTGGTGAGGTGGCTGGAGAGGCAATTGCTGCTGGTGATTATTCTGCTGCATTTCTCCAGAAATACGAAAAGGGCTGGAGGGCATTACTGGAGGAGAAACAATACAGAAACTGGCTTGCGAAGGAGAAACTTGTTACGCTGAGCGACAAGGTGTTTGATGACATAATTGATTTGCTCTCTGGCACAAAACTTGAACGCCTCAACGCTTTGAATTTGCTCAAGGCAGTGAGAGAAAAATTCCCTGATTTGGTTAAGGAATTTGAGGACTTTCTGTAG
- a CDS encoding 4Fe-4S binding protein, whose protein sequence is MMKSDKEKCMYCGACVGSCPKNAIYLEETRVVFDEERCVKCKICVKVCPVGAISE, encoded by the coding sequence ATGATGAAGAGTGATAAGGAAAAGTGCATGTACTGTGGTGCTTGTGTTGGAAGCTGTCCGAAGAATGCAATTTATCTCGAAGAGACAAGAGTTGTGTTTGATGAAGAAAGGTGCGTAAAATGTAAGATTTGTGTGAAAGTTTGCCCTGTGGGGGCAATCTCCGAATGA